In Dermacentor silvarum isolate Dsil-2018 chromosome 2, BIME_Dsil_1.4, whole genome shotgun sequence, the following proteins share a genomic window:
- the LOC125942879 gene encoding uncharacterized protein LOC125942879 has translation MNISHSMTADNHCQNAGVSKRDCSSSERMFVWSIASTETERRKHSAYKGRSCVQIAFSIRCARTPAAAQSTIRSCWHSRSRTPTLPRCLPALLLSRRRLRRQSLCARSQDAQLVPQLNVASPPSNLSPDRLSHDGRRRVCSTPYARFHSHIQHTARSDDFIALGLCTEPHGDDDDGDADGSNPLGVFSCYRNKKGGKLVYPSFRGVDRNTEVKRVIQEVVGSFVVDSQTQVHECAQSSNNFSFARRAKQWQRSLACEACVAAQRKLHPGRYRYIRRDAACIGCETASLGRRRYRTRAPMQMFKGKQTREKSVSCRGASEW, from the exons atgaatatatcacactcgatgaccgcagacaaccactgtcaaaacgctggcgtgagcaagcgcgactgcagcagcagcgagcgaatgttcgtgtggtctatcgcttcaacggaaactgagcgacgaaagcacagcgcatacaaaggtaggagctgtgtgcagatcgctttcagtaTTCGGTGCGCGCGAAcacccgcagccgcgcaaagtacaataCGGAGTTGCTGGcacagtagaagccgcacccccaccctcccgcgctgccttcccgctttactcctttcgcgtaggagattgagaCGCCAGTCCCTTTGCGCCCGGTCCCAAGAtgcgcagttggtgccgcagctaaacgtcgcctcccctccctccaacCTATCCCCCGACCggctttcgcacgacggaagacgtcgcgtttgctctacgcc gtacgcgcgctttcactcgcacatacagcatacggcgcgcagcgatgattttatcgcccttggtctttgtacggaacctcacggcgacgatgacgatggcgacgccgacggtagtaatccgcttggagtgttcagttgctatcgcaataagaaagGGGGAAAATTGGTTTATCCGTCTTTCAGAGGAGTTGACCGCAACACGGAAGTGAAACGTGTAATCCAAGAAGTAGTGGGCAGCTTCGTTGTAGATTCACAGACACAAGTCCATGAATGCGCACAGTCTTCTAATAATTTcagtttcgctcgaagggcgaagcaatggcAGCGATCGCTAGCATGCGAGGCCTGTGTTGCTGCGCAGCGTAAACTGCACCCCGGAAGATATAGGTATATCCGACGTGACGCCGCGTGCATAGGTTGCGAAACTGCGTCGTTGGGGCGCCGGCGGTATCGCACGCGAGCGCCCATGCAAATGTTTAAAGGTAAGCAGACGCGCGAAAAAAGCGTGAGCTGCCGCGGCGCCTCCGAGTGGTGA